Proteins encoded in a region of the Rhodococcus sp. SBT000017 genome:
- a CDS encoding DMT family transporter, giving the protein MTAYTHDANVDLAATRDAAARSRRLSGLGFALLSAASFGLSGSLAKGLLDAGWTAGAAVTARILLAAAVLLIPSILALRGRWSLLAKNWKLLLAYGAFAVAGCQLAFFNAVGRMEVGVALLIEFTSPVAVIGWMWFRHQQRPGRLTVVGALLAAMGLVLVLDLISGADVDSVGVLWALGSMAGAAVYWVLSADESNGLPPIVLAGAGLLTGGLILLVAGLVGIVPFAAPLTDVTFVDAVVPWWVPIIGLGVVTAALAYVLGIAAGRRLGSRLASFMGLMEVVAALVFAWLLLGQAPAPIQLAGGALVLLGVVVVKSGERATAEEPVEPLQSRA; this is encoded by the coding sequence ATGACGGCTTACACTCATGACGCGAACGTGGATCTCGCGGCTACCCGCGATGCTGCCGCACGGTCGCGTCGACTCTCGGGACTCGGTTTCGCGCTGCTCTCCGCGGCGTCCTTCGGGCTTTCCGGCTCACTCGCCAAGGGATTGCTCGACGCCGGCTGGACGGCCGGGGCCGCGGTCACCGCGCGGATTCTGCTCGCCGCAGCCGTCCTGCTGATTCCGTCGATCCTCGCGTTGCGCGGGCGGTGGAGCTTGCTGGCGAAGAACTGGAAGCTGCTCCTCGCGTACGGAGCCTTCGCGGTAGCCGGGTGCCAGCTCGCCTTCTTCAACGCCGTCGGACGGATGGAGGTGGGGGTGGCGCTGCTGATCGAGTTCACCTCGCCCGTAGCCGTCATCGGCTGGATGTGGTTCCGTCACCAGCAGCGTCCGGGCCGCCTGACCGTGGTGGGCGCACTGCTGGCCGCGATGGGTCTCGTGCTCGTGCTCGACCTGATCTCCGGTGCCGACGTCGACAGCGTCGGCGTGCTGTGGGCGCTGGGCTCGATGGCCGGTGCCGCTGTCTACTGGGTGCTGTCGGCAGACGAGAGCAACGGACTCCCGCCGATCGTGCTCGCCGGCGCAGGCCTGCTCACCGGTGGGCTCATCCTGCTGGTCGCCGGACTCGTCGGCATAGTCCCGTTCGCCGCCCCGCTCACCGACGTCACCTTCGTCGACGCGGTTGTGCCGTGGTGGGTTCCGATCATCGGCCTCGGCGTCGTGACCGCCGCGCTGGCCTATGTCCTCGGGATCGCCGCGGGCCGACGCCTCGGGTCGCGGTTGGCGTCGTTCATGGGATTGATGGAAGTCGTTGCCGCACTTGTATTCGCGTGGCTGCTGCTCGGGCAGGCTCCGGCACCGATCCAATTGGCCGGTGGCGCACTGGTTCTGCTCGGCGTGGTCGTCGTCAAGTCCGGCGAGCGGGCCACGGCGGAGGAGCCGGTGGAGCCGCTGCAGAGCAGGGCTTGA
- a CDS encoding TetR/AcrR family transcriptional regulator, translated as MTTHHSEVGRTYRGADPQQRQQERRIRLLDAAVEVFGTTGYRTATVEKVCSEAGLTKRYFYESFTNSEDLLMATYARATDAMRESILVGAAAETDSSEQVLRGALTGFFTFVAEQPKSARIAFVEILGVSPTVDALYRKTTNSFSTTVLQVAETVGSSRGLAGPNRRTLAMGLVGAVLTIAQQWLLSPEREPLDSVIASAHTILAAVVFGRVDG; from the coding sequence GTGACCACTCATCACAGTGAAGTCGGCCGCACCTACCGAGGTGCCGACCCGCAGCAGAGGCAACAGGAGCGTCGAATCCGCCTGCTCGACGCGGCCGTCGAAGTCTTCGGCACCACCGGCTACCGGACGGCAACCGTGGAGAAGGTCTGCAGCGAGGCAGGCCTGACCAAGCGCTACTTCTACGAGTCGTTCACCAACAGCGAGGACCTGCTGATGGCGACCTACGCTCGCGCCACCGACGCGATGCGCGAGAGCATCCTCGTCGGCGCAGCCGCAGAAACGGATTCCAGCGAACAGGTGCTCAGAGGGGCCCTCACCGGCTTCTTCACGTTCGTCGCCGAGCAGCCCAAATCGGCTCGAATCGCCTTCGTGGAAATCCTCGGCGTATCCCCTACCGTCGACGCGCTGTATCGCAAGACCACCAACTCGTTCTCCACGACGGTGCTTCAGGTGGCCGAGACCGTCGGGTCCAGCCGTGGCCTCGCCGGGCCCAACCGTCGAACATTGGCCATGGGCCTGGTGGGCGCGGTCCTCACCATCGCCCAACAATGGCTGCTCTCCCCAGAACGTGAGCCGTTGGATTCGGTGATCGCCAGCGCCCACACCATCCTGGCCGCGGTGGTGTTCGGACGCGTCGACGGCTAG
- a CDS encoding SDR family oxidoreductase codes for MAATTLRNKVVLITGAARGIGAATARTLAGKGARLVLVDVDEAPLRELATQLKAEAFVADVRNLDDMQRAVDGGIEAYGGIDLVLANAGIASYGSIMQVDPATFQRVMDINVMGVFNTVRAALPSLIERNGYILVVSSLAAFTPCPGLAAYNASKAAAEHFANALRLEVNYRGVDVGSAHMAWIDTPMVQDAKSDLTAFQDLLAVLPGPLGKTMTVEQCVDAFVDGLAKRKRRVYVPRWVGAASWFKAVITSRVGDRSMLEHVPTILPKMDEEVARLGRSESARNKTS; via the coding sequence ATGGCGGCGACGACGCTACGCAACAAGGTCGTTCTGATCACCGGAGCAGCGCGGGGAATCGGTGCCGCCACCGCGCGGACGCTGGCGGGCAAAGGTGCCCGGCTGGTACTCGTCGACGTCGACGAGGCCCCGTTGCGAGAGCTGGCGACGCAGCTGAAGGCCGAGGCGTTCGTGGCAGACGTACGGAATCTGGACGACATGCAGCGGGCCGTCGACGGCGGAATCGAGGCGTACGGCGGCATCGATCTAGTGCTCGCCAACGCCGGAATCGCCAGCTACGGATCGATCATGCAGGTCGATCCCGCGACGTTCCAACGTGTCATGGACATCAACGTGATGGGCGTGTTCAACACCGTCCGCGCCGCCTTGCCGTCGCTGATCGAGCGCAACGGCTACATCCTCGTCGTCTCCTCGCTCGCTGCGTTCACTCCGTGCCCCGGCCTGGCCGCGTACAACGCCAGTAAGGCTGCAGCAGAACACTTTGCGAATGCCCTCCGGCTCGAGGTCAACTACCGAGGCGTCGACGTCGGTTCCGCGCACATGGCATGGATCGACACACCGATGGTGCAGGACGCCAAATCCGATCTCACCGCATTCCAGGATCTGCTCGCGGTGCTGCCCGGCCCGCTCGGCAAGACCATGACCGTCGAACAGTGCGTCGACGCGTTCGTCGACGGCCTGGCCAAGCGCAAGCGTCGCGTCTACGTGCCCCGGTGGGTGGGCGCAGCGTCGTGGTTCAAGGCCGTCATCACCTCGCGGGTCGGCGATCGCAGCATGCTCGAGCACGTGCCGACGATCCTGCCGAAGATGGACGAAGAAGTAGCCCGCCTCGGCAGGTCCGAGAGCGCTCGCAACAAGACCAGCTGA
- a CDS encoding NAD(P)/FAD-dependent oxidoreductase, with protein MTAVLSSPEVDVLIIGAGLSGIGAARHLGHDLPGKTYAILESRGAIGGTWDLFRYPGIRSDSDMYTLGYSFKPWMGEKSIADGTDIRNYIVETAREAGVDKHIRFHHKVVALEWSSEQQFWTVTAQRTDTDETVTITASFVFSCSGYYNYDKGFTPEFAGRENFGGQVIHPQHWPEDLDYSGKKVVVIGSGATAITLAPNLARDAEHVTLLQRSPSYVLSLPSQDPIAQTLRKRLPKKLAYSVTRLKNVSMAMLIYTLSQKYPEFMKKRIRTMQEGWLPKGYDLDTHFTPSYNPWDQRLCLVPDNDLFRSIRKDEVSIVTDHIETFTETGLKLKSGQHLDADIVVTATGLNLSALGGATFRVDGEDVELPSTMAYKGMMLTGIPNFAFVVGYTNASWTLKADMVSNYVMRLLAHMDEKGYSTVELERDPSIDEEPFLDFAAGYVLRAVDNFPRQGSETPWKLRMNYFRDLPVLRYGKVVDKAMKFGRPRSKVSVGS; from the coding sequence ATGACTGCAGTACTGTCCTCTCCCGAGGTCGACGTCCTCATCATCGGTGCCGGCCTTTCCGGGATCGGGGCCGCGCGCCACCTCGGGCACGATCTGCCCGGCAAGACCTACGCCATTCTCGAGAGCCGCGGCGCGATCGGCGGAACGTGGGATCTGTTTCGCTACCCCGGGATTCGCTCCGACTCCGACATGTACACCCTCGGATACAGCTTCAAGCCGTGGATGGGTGAGAAATCCATCGCCGACGGCACCGACATCCGCAACTACATCGTCGAGACCGCACGAGAAGCAGGCGTCGACAAGCACATTCGGTTCCATCACAAGGTCGTCGCTCTCGAATGGTCGTCCGAGCAGCAGTTCTGGACGGTGACGGCGCAGCGTACCGATACAGACGAGACGGTTACCATCACCGCGTCGTTCGTGTTCTCCTGCAGCGGTTACTACAACTACGACAAAGGGTTCACCCCCGAGTTCGCCGGTCGCGAGAACTTCGGCGGCCAGGTGATCCACCCGCAGCACTGGCCCGAGGATCTGGACTACTCCGGCAAGAAGGTAGTGGTGATCGGTAGCGGCGCAACGGCAATCACGTTGGCCCCCAACCTGGCTCGCGACGCCGAGCACGTCACGCTGCTGCAGCGCTCGCCCAGCTACGTTCTCTCGCTTCCGTCGCAGGACCCGATTGCGCAGACCCTGCGCAAGCGCCTGCCGAAGAAGTTGGCGTACAGCGTCACTCGGCTCAAGAACGTGTCCATGGCGATGCTGATCTACACCTTGAGCCAGAAGTACCCGGAGTTCATGAAGAAGCGGATCCGGACGATGCAGGAGGGGTGGCTGCCCAAGGGTTACGACCTCGACACCCACTTCACCCCGTCCTACAACCCGTGGGATCAGCGTCTGTGCCTGGTGCCCGACAACGATCTGTTTCGTTCGATTCGCAAAGACGAAGTCTCGATCGTCACCGATCACATCGAGACGTTCACCGAGACCGGCTTGAAGCTGAAGTCCGGCCAGCACCTCGACGCCGACATCGTCGTCACGGCAACGGGATTGAACCTCTCCGCGCTCGGCGGCGCGACGTTCCGTGTCGACGGCGAGGACGTGGAACTGCCCAGCACGATGGCCTACAAGGGCATGATGCTCACCGGTATCCCCAACTTCGCCTTCGTCGTCGGATACACCAACGCCTCGTGGACGCTCAAAGCCGACATGGTCTCGAACTACGTGATGCGACTGCTCGCGCACATGGACGAGAAGGGATACAGCACCGTCGAACTCGAGCGCGACCCGTCGATCGACGAAGAGCCGTTCCTCGACTTCGCAGCGGGCTACGTGCTGCGAGCGGTGGACAACTTCCCGAGGCAGGGCAGCGAGACCCCGTGGAAACTGCGGATGAACTACTTCCGCGACCTGCCGGTGCTGCGCTACGGCAAGGTCGTGGACAAGGCCATGAAGTTCGGCCGTCCGCGGTCGAAGGTCTCCGTCGGATCCTGA
- a CDS encoding NADPH-dependent F420 reductase: MKIGIIGSGFIGGTLVRRWAALGHEVRFSNSRDPETLADLAAETGAMAVWAADAVQDADLVLLSIPQKNVPDLAPGIFSARKPGAPIIETNNYYPQQRDGLIEDIEGGTPESVWVSQQLGEPVIKAFNGIWYKHLLEKGVPAGTRGRIALPIAGDDDDSKKIVFSVIDELGFDPVDGGTLAQSWRQQPGTPSYGKDFGVDALVEALGQATDERSAEWKA, translated from the coding sequence ATGAAAATTGGAATCATCGGTAGTGGATTCATCGGCGGCACCCTCGTTCGTCGGTGGGCAGCGCTCGGTCACGAGGTTCGATTCTCGAATTCACGTGACCCGGAGACCTTGGCGGATCTGGCTGCGGAAACCGGGGCGATGGCAGTGTGGGCCGCCGACGCAGTGCAGGACGCCGACCTGGTGCTGCTGAGCATCCCGCAGAAGAACGTTCCCGATCTTGCCCCGGGAATTTTCAGCGCCCGCAAGCCGGGGGCCCCGATCATCGAGACCAACAACTACTACCCGCAGCAGCGCGACGGGTTGATCGAGGACATCGAGGGTGGGACGCCCGAAAGTGTGTGGGTGTCCCAGCAACTCGGTGAGCCGGTGATCAAGGCGTTCAACGGAATTTGGTACAAGCACCTGCTCGAGAAGGGCGTGCCTGCCGGAACCAGAGGTCGGATCGCACTGCCGATCGCCGGGGACGACGACGATTCCAAGAAGATCGTGTTCTCGGTGATCGACGAGCTCGGATTCGACCCCGTCGACGGCGGAACCCTCGCCCAGTCATGGCGTCAGCAGCCAGGAACGCCCTCGTACGGCAAGGACTTCGGAGTCGACGCCCTCGTCGAGGCGCTGGGGCAGGCAACCGACGAACGCAGTGCGGAGTGGAAGGCCTGA
- a CDS encoding protealysin inhibitor emfourin, giving the protein MSLRIEVLRTGGIAGMSKRGVVETDEPEWQSLVEAAQPYIADQQAADAAESNARDTFVWSVSVGEHSCRVGDSNLTGPLRDLAERTLREGRVK; this is encoded by the coding sequence ATGAGCCTGCGCATCGAGGTACTGCGAACCGGTGGTATCGCCGGGATGTCCAAACGCGGAGTCGTCGAGACCGACGAGCCGGAATGGCAGTCGTTGGTCGAGGCAGCGCAGCCGTACATTGCCGATCAGCAAGCCGCCGACGCAGCCGAGTCGAACGCCCGCGACACCTTTGTCTGGAGCGTGTCGGTGGGCGAGCACTCGTGCCGGGTGGGCGATTCGAACCTGACCGGGCCACTACGCGACCTCGCGGAGCGCACACTCCGCGAAGGCCGCGTCAAGTAG
- a CDS encoding M4 family metallopeptidase codes for MTFHSVVPPFLLERLQGPGARATLLADREMRAGREVVQARTAIAPRTGGTLERTISDAKSTRDLPGQQVRAEGEDPTGDAATDEAYDGLGATYAFFEKVYGYSSLDGSGLPLDATVHYGQDYDNAFWDGSRMVFGDGDGEVFARFTVSLGVIAHELAHGFTQYTTPLEYKNQAGALNESISDVFGALVEQYTAEQNAEDASWLIGEGLFLPAVQGKALRSLIEPGTAYDDDVLGKDPQPASMDDFVVTTEDDGGVHINSGIPNRAFAVAATTLGGPAWDRVGQVWFDTMTVGGLSPTVDFAGFSAATLAAATKRFGAGSDVARAVAQGWSTVGVQSTREPSDDRV; via the coding sequence ATGACGTTCCATTCCGTAGTTCCACCGTTTCTGCTCGAGCGGTTGCAGGGTCCCGGTGCTCGCGCCACGCTGCTCGCCGATCGTGAGATGCGCGCCGGACGCGAGGTGGTGCAGGCTCGCACCGCCATCGCTCCGCGCACCGGCGGCACGCTCGAGCGCACGATCTCCGATGCCAAGTCCACTCGCGATCTACCCGGCCAGCAGGTGCGGGCCGAGGGCGAGGATCCCACCGGCGACGCTGCGACCGACGAGGCCTACGACGGCCTCGGGGCCACCTATGCGTTCTTCGAGAAGGTCTACGGGTACTCGAGTCTCGACGGCAGCGGCCTGCCCCTCGACGCGACGGTGCACTACGGCCAGGACTACGACAACGCGTTCTGGGACGGCTCGCGCATGGTGTTCGGCGACGGTGACGGCGAGGTCTTCGCTCGATTCACCGTCTCGCTCGGCGTCATCGCACACGAACTCGCGCACGGGTTCACGCAGTACACCACCCCGCTCGAGTACAAGAACCAGGCCGGCGCGCTCAACGAGTCCATCTCCGATGTGTTCGGCGCACTGGTCGAGCAGTACACGGCAGAGCAGAACGCCGAGGACGCGTCGTGGCTGATCGGCGAAGGCCTGTTCCTGCCCGCGGTGCAGGGCAAGGCGTTGCGCTCGCTGATCGAACCCGGCACCGCCTACGACGACGACGTTCTCGGTAAGGATCCGCAGCCGGCCAGCATGGACGATTTCGTCGTCACCACCGAGGACGACGGTGGGGTGCACATCAATTCGGGCATCCCGAATCGCGCGTTCGCCGTGGCTGCCACCACGCTCGGTGGCCCGGCCTGGGATCGCGTCGGGCAGGTCTGGTTCGACACGATGACCGTCGGCGGACTCTCCCCGACAGTCGATTTCGCCGGGTTCTCCGCCGCGACCCTTGCAGCAGCAACCAAGCGATTCGGGGCCGGTTCCGACGTTGCCAGGGCCGTGGCCCAGGGTTGGTCTACCGTGGGAGTTCAGTCAACACGGGAGCCGAGCGACGATCGGGTGTGA